Proteins encoded by one window of Anopheles maculipalpis chromosome 2RL, idAnoMacuDA_375_x, whole genome shotgun sequence:
- the LOC126556479 gene encoding cysteine-rich PDZ-binding protein, giving the protein MVCEKCEKKLGKVITPDPWKAGARNTTEGGGRKINENKALSSAKLRYNPMAGNFAPCRICKQKIHQAGSHYCQQCAYKKGICAMCGKKLLDVKNYRQSST; this is encoded by the exons ATGGTTTGCGAAAAGTGTGAAAAGAAGCTTGGCAAGGTAATTACCCCGGATCCATGGAAAGCTGGTGCCCGAAATACCACCGAGGGGGGCGGTAgaaaaatcaacgaaaacaaaGCTCTTTCCAGTGCAAAGCTACGGTACAATCCAATGGCTGGGAACTTTGCACCCTGCCG AATATGCAAGCAGAAAATTCACCAAGCCGGATCACATtactgtcagcagtgtgcctacAAAAAGGGAATCTGTGCGATGTGTGGCAAAAAGCTGCTGGATGTGAAAAACTATCGACAATCGTCTACGTAG